A part of Aegilops tauschii subsp. strangulata cultivar AL8/78 chromosome 2, Aet v6.0, whole genome shotgun sequence genomic DNA contains:
- the LOC109773764 gene encoding tyrosine N-monooxygenase-like, which yields MALGTLVIIATMLVYFLLRNKRVLLSQKQRGRRGRLPPGPAVLPIIGNMHQVILNKPAVFRWIHGLLKEMNTDIMCLRLGATHVIVVTCPQIASEVLRKNDEVFASRPTTFASGIFSFGYKGSIFSPHGDQWKKMRRVLTVEILASSMERKLHHLRKEEYEHLVRYFNDLLASSTSGPGHDEVAHVAALFTALNHLYSFCVSDYFPALIGLDLDGHEKVSKDAMQTINRLHDPIIEERMRERSSTLEKGPRDFLDVLVHLKDAEGQPMLSLEDIRAQTAEMMFAAVDNPSNAVEWALAEMMNMPEIMQKATEELDAVVGKYRLVEESDIPQLNYLKSCIREAFRLHPYHALNVPHVAMADTTVAGYTIPKDSHILLSRLGLGRNPKIWTEPLEFQPERHLNTANVLLTDPGLRFISFSSGRRGCPGISLGTSMTMMLFARMLQGFTWTKLPGVKSISLQEGNVSLALAEPLVLQATPRLAAHLYI from the exons ATGGCCCTTGGTACTCTGGTTATCATTGCCACCATGCTGGTGTATTTTCTCCTGAGAAATAAAAGAGTGCTATTGTCCCAGAAGCAACGGGGGCGACGAGGCAGGCTGCCCCCGGGGCCTGCGGTGCTGCCCATCATCGGTAACATGCATCAGGTGATTCTGAACAAGCCGGCAGTATTCCGATGGATCCATGGCCTGCTCAAGGAGATGAACACAGACATCATGTGCCTCCGTCTCGGAGCTACTCATGTCATTGTTGTGACATGTCCACAGATCGCCTCTGAGGTACTACGAAAAAATGATGAAGTTTTTGCCTCCCGTCCCACCACCTTCGCCTCGGGCATATTCAGCTTCGGGTACAAGGGCTCCATCTTCTCACCACACGGAGACCAGTGGAAGAAGATGAGACGCGTCCTCACTGTTGAGATCCTCGCATCGTCCATGGAGCGAAAGCTCCACCACCTCCGGAAAGAGGAGTACGAGCACCTTGTGAG ATACTTCAATGACCTACTAGCTTCATCCACTAGTGGGCCTGGACACGATGAGGTGGCACATGTTGCCGCTCTCTTCACAGCCCTCAACCATCTCTACAGCTTTTGTGTGTCCGACTACTTCCCTGCCCTCATTGGCCTCGACCTGGATGGACATGAAAAGGTTTCCAAGGATGCCATGCAAACAATCAACCGGTTGCATGATCCTATTATAGAGGAGCGGATGCGTGAAAGGTCATCCACTCTTGAGAAAGGGCCCCGAGACTTTTTGGACGTTCTGGTTCATCTTAAAGATGCAGAGGGACAACCAATGCTTTCCCTAGAAGACATTAGAGCACAAACAGCG GAAATGATGTTTGCCGCAGTCGATAACCCATCTAATGCGGTTGAGTGGGCACTCGCTGAGATGATGAACATGCCAGAGATCATGCAAAAAGCAACCGAGGAACTCGATGCTGTCGTCGGTAAATATAGACTGGTGGAAGAGTCTGACATTCCTCAGCTAAACTATCTCAAATCGTGCATCCGGGAGGCCTTCCGTTTACACCCATACCATGCTCTTAACGTACCCCATGTCGCCATGGCGGACACAACTGTTGCTGGCTACACCATCCCCAAGGATAGCCACATACTTTTAAGCCGGCTTGGACTTGGCCGCAATCCCAAGATCTGGACTGAACCGTTGGAGTTTCAGCCTGAGAGGCATTTGAACACTGCGAATGTACTTCTCACTGATCCAGGCCTACGTTTCATTTCATTCAGCAGTGGGAGGAGGGGTTGTCCTGGGATTTCACTTGGTACCTCCATGACAATGATGTTGTTCGCAAGGATGTTGCAGGGATTCACTTGGACAAAGCTTCCCGGCGTTAAGAGTATCAGTCTGCAAGAAGGCAACGTGAGCCTTGCACTAGCTGAACCCCTTGTTCTGCAAGCTACACCACGGTTGGCTGCACATCTCTATATATGA